The sequence below is a genomic window from Deltaproteobacteria bacterium.
ATCGTTCCGGCTTCCGGAGGAACTTCCGTTGAGCGTGCCGTCGGCGCTGGTCCGCCAGCGGCCCGACATCCGGTCCGCGGAGGAGCTTCTGCACGCGGCGAGCGCCGCCGTCGGGGTCGCGACGGCGGACCTGTATCCCCGGATCACTCTCTCCGCGCGGATGGGTACGGAAGCGGCGACGGCCGGCGACCTGTTCCGGCCCGGCACCGCCGCCTGGGGGATCGGCGCGGGGCTCCTCCAGCCCCTCTTCCGCGGAGGGGCGCTGGAAGCCTCCCGCCGCGCCGCCGTCGCGGCGTTCGACCAGAGCGCGGCGCAGTACAGGGAGACGGTCCTCCAGGCGTTCCGCGACGTGGCCGACGTCCTTCGGGCGTTGGAACACGACGCCCGGACGCTCGCGGCGCAGGTGGAAGCGGAGGCCGCCGCGAGGGACACCCTGGAGATCGCGAAAACGCAGGTGCGCCTCGGCGCGGCGAGCCACTTCTCGCTGCTCGACGCGCAGCGGCAGCACCACCTAGCGCGGATCCTCCTCGTCCAGGCGCAGGCCGCGCGGTTCGCCGATACCGCAGCGCTGTTCCAGTCGCTCGGGGGCGGGTGGTGGACCCGCGAACATCCCATCGCCGGAGTCGTGAAACCATGAAAAAACGCATCCTGCTCGCCGTCCTCGGCGTGGCGATCGTCATCGCCGTCCTCGCGGGAGTCAAGACCCTGCAGATCCGGGCGATGATCGACCAGGGAAAGAAAACCGCCCTTCCGCCGGAGACGGTGACCACCGCCGCGGTCCGCTCCGAATCGTGGGATGCCTCCCTGTCGGCGGTCGGCTCGCTGGCGGCGGTCCAGGGGGTCACCGTGGCCGCCGAGTTGTCCGCGAAGGTCGTGGAGATCGCCTTCGAGCCGGGGGCGAGCGCGAAGCGGGGGGATCTGCTGATCCGCCAGGACACGAGCGTGGAGGAGGCGGAGCTCCCCGGGGCCGAGGCCCAGGTCGCGCTCGCCCGATCCGTCCTCGCGCGGGACGAGGAGCTGCTGAAGGAGAAGATCGTATCCCAGGCGGACTACGAGACCGCCGTCGCCGTCCATCGCCAGGCGGTCGCCCGGGCGGAATCCCTCCGCGCGACCATCGCCCGCAAGTCGATCCGCGCGCCGTTCGACGGCCGCCTCGGGATCCGGCAGGTGAACCTGGGGCAGTTCCTCCGGGAGGGGGAGCCGGTCGTGACGCTGACATCGCTGGACCCGATCTACGTAAACTTCGCCCTCCCCCAGCAGGAGCTGTCCCGGCTGCGCGTCGGCCTTCCGGTGCGGGTCACGAGCGACGCGCTGCCCGGACGGCCGATCGACGGCCGAATCACGACCGTTAACCCGCGGGTGGACGCCGACACCCGCAACGTCCAGCTGCAGGCGACGGTCTCGAATCCGTCGGCTGCGCTCCGCCCCGGGATGTTCGTCAACGCGTCGGTCGGCCTCCCGGTCCGAAACAAGGTGCTGGCCGTCCCGGCCACATCCGTGCTCTACGCCCCGTTCGGCGACTCGGTCTTCGTCGTCGTTCCCGACCCGAAGGGATCGGGCGCCGGGACGCTCCGCCAGCAGTTCGTGCGGCTCGGCGAGCGGCGCGGCGACTTCGTCGCCGTCACGGAGGGGCTGAAAGAGGGAGAGACCGTCGTCAGCACCGGCGTTTTCAAGCTGCGCAACGGCCAGCCGGTGGCGGTCGACAACCGGCTCTCACCGGAATTCCGTCTCGCCCCCAGCCCCAGGAACGAGTGACCGATGAAATTCACCGACCTCTTCATCCGCCGCCCGGTCCTCGCGCTGGTGGTCAACCTGCTGATCGTCATCGCCGGGCTCCAGGCGATCCGGACCTTGAACGTCCGCCAGTACCCGCGAAGCGAGAACGCGACCGTGACCGTCACCACCGTGTACATCGGCGCGAGCGCGAACCTGGTTCGCGGATTCGTCACCTCGCCGCTGGAGCGTGCCATCGCCGCGGCCGACGGCATCGAGTACATGGAGTCGCAAAGCGCCCTCGGGCTCTCCACGATCCGCGTGCGCCTGCGGCTCAACTTCGATTCCACCCGGGCGCTGGCCGAGATCGGCT
It includes:
- a CDS encoding efflux RND transporter periplasmic adaptor subunit yields the protein MKKRILLAVLGVAIVIAVLAGVKTLQIRAMIDQGKKTALPPETVTTAAVRSESWDASLSAVGSLAAVQGVTVAAELSAKVVEIAFEPGASAKRGDLLIRQDTSVEEAELPGAEAQVALARSVLARDEELLKEKIVSQADYETAVAVHRQAVARAESLRATIARKSIRAPFDGRLGIRQVNLGQFLREGEPVVTLTSLDPIYVNFALPQQELSRLRVGLPVRVTSDALPGRPIDGRITTVNPRVDADTRNVQLQATVSNPSAALRPGMFVNASVGLPVRNKVLAVPATSVLYAPFGDSVFVVVPDPKGSGAGTLRQQFVRLGERRGDFVAVTEGLKEGETVVSTGVFKLRNGQPVAVDNRLSPEFRLAPSPRNE